AGCAGGCGACCAGCGCACGGGCCAGGGGAGTGGGGCCGGTGGCCTTCACCGCCGTATCGTCGGCCAGCAACTCGATCAGCAGTTTCACCGAATCCAGCGCGGATTTACTGCGGACCACCCGGGGGAACGCCTCGTGCGCGGCGGTGAACGCCTCCAGCACCAGATCGTGCCGGGCGCGCAGATGGGAGCGCTCGTGGCTGACGATCGCGGTCAGCTCGGATTCGGTCAGGTTGGTGAAGGTGCCCTGGCTGAGCACGACGCGGCGGCGCAGGCCGGGCAGGCAGTAGGCGATCGGCTCGGCGGCGGCCAGCACCCGGATGTCGGCGGCGCGATGCTGATCGGCGCTGCCCTGGTCGAGCAGATCGACCAGCATCCGATGCCGGGCCCGGCGACGGCGGGTGTGCACGGCGACCCGGATCACCGCCCAGATCAGCCGCGCCCCGACCAGCAGGGTCAATGCGAACACGACGACGTAGATCAGCCACAGCGGCAGGCCGAGCGCGGCGATCTCCCGGGTCGGCGAGGTGGTGGGCCGGCCGTTCGGGCCGGGGACCAGCAGCAGGCTCGCGATCGCCAGACCGGAACCGAAGGCGCTCAGCACCGCCGCGAGCGCGACGGACTGCCACAACACCAAAGCCGCCCGCGGCGTCCGGTACGGCCATGCCGCTCGACCGAGGAGGGCAGGCACCGGTCCCGCGAGCAACAAGGCGAGACCGGCGAAGATCGGCGCGGTTGCGTTCATGCTCAGCTCACTGCGTTGTGGGGGCTCCTGGCGGCCGAGTTCGCGGGCACACGTCACTGCGGCGGGGCGACTCCGGTGTCCTCGTCGTCGGTCGTGCTGCGTGCGTCCTCGGCAGCTTCGAGCTTAGCGAGTGCCTCGCGCAGCGCGGCAGCCTCGTCCTTGCCGACCTGTTCCACGAAGTGCACGAGCGCCGCGCGGCGGCTGCCCACCTCGTCGGCCTGCTGCAACGCGTCGACCATGAGGCTGGCGACCAGTTCGTCGCGGGTGTGCACCGGCGCGTACCGATGCGCGCGATCGTCGCGCTGCTGCACGACCAGATTCTTCTTGGCCAGGCGCTGCAGCACGGTCATCACCGTGGTGTACGCGAGTTCGCGCCGCGCTGCGAGGGCCTCGTGGACCTGCCGGACCGTCTGCGGTTCGTCGGCCGACCACAACTGGTCCATGACCGCTTTCTCGAGTTCACCAAGACCTGCCATTCCACAAGCTTACGGAGGCAACGACGCAAATGCGTACTACAGGCCGTCGTAACCAGTCGGTAGCCGTGTGGTATTTTTCATAGCTCTTCCGGACGCGGAGCGGGTCCGCCGATGGTACCGGTCACATGCCGGGTGCCGATCGGGATGATCAGCGGCCGCCCGGACACCGGATCCACGTGCACCTCGGCCCGCAGCCCGAACACCTCGAGCAGCAGTTGCTCATCGATCACCACGCCCGGTGCGCCCTGGGCGACGATCCGCCCGTCGCGCATGACGATCAGCCGGTCGCTGTAGCGGGCGGCCAGGTTGAGGTCGTGCAGCACCATCACCACCGTGCGGCCGAGATCGGCGTGCAGATGATCGACGAGGTCCAGCACCTCCAGCGAATGCGCGAGGTCGAGGTAGGTGGTCGGCTCGTCGAGCAGCAGGATGTCGGTGCCCTGGGCCAGCGCCATCGAGATCCAGGCCCGTTGCCGCTGACCGCCGGACAATTCGTCGAGGGTGCGGCCGGCCAGATCGGCGACGCCGGTCCGGGCCAGCGCGTCGGCCACCTCGTCCCGGTCGTCGGAGGACCACTGTCGCAACCAGGACTGATGCGGATGCCGCCCGCGCGCGACCAGATCGGCGACGGTCAGCCCCTCCGGAGCGGTCGGCGTCTGCGGCAGCATGCCGACGATCCGGGCCACCTCCCTGGTGCTCAGGGTGGCGATCGCCCGCCCGTCCAGCAGCACCCGTCCGCTCTTCGGGCGCAGCAGCCGGCCCAGCGTGCGCAGCAGCGTGGACTTGCCGCAGCCGTTGGGACCGATGATCGTGGTGACCAGTCCGGGTTCGATGTCGAGGGTGAGCCCGTCGATCACCACCCGGCCGCCGTAGCCGACGGTGATGTCGTCGGCCGCCAGCCGGGCCGCTGCGCCGTCGCCGGTCGCCCGCTCGGGGCCGGTGGTCGCGGAGGTGGCTGCGCTCAGGGAGGTGTCGGTCATGATCGCGCGGCCTTCCGATTGATGCGAACGAGCAGGAACAGCAGCAGGGGAGCGCCGCAGGCCGCGGTGACGATGCCGACGGGCAGATCCACCGGTACCACCGTGCGCGCGGCGATATCGGCGGCGAGCACGATCAGCGCCCCGCACAACGCGGATCCGAGCACCGGTTCGCCGGGCAGGCGCAGTAGCCGGCGGGCGATCTGGGGTGCGGCCAGGCCGACGAAGGTCAGCGGCCCGACCGCCGCGGTGGCCAGCGCGGCGGCGATCACGGCGCTGCCGACCAGCAGGGCCTGCGCGGTCTGCACCCGGACGCCGAGGGCCCGCACGGTCTCGTCGCCGAAGCGCAGCGCCGCGAGCGTGCGCGCCGAGGCGGCCGCGCCGGCCAGCACCACCGCGAGCCCGATCGCGGCCGGGACGGTCCGGGACCAGTCCGCGCCGTCGAGCGATCCGGTCAGCCACAGTTGCGCGCGGGCCGCGTCGGTCC
This DNA window, taken from Nocardia sp. BMG111209, encodes the following:
- a CDS encoding M56 family metallopeptidase, whose product is MNATAPIFAGLALLLAGPVPALLGRAAWPYRTPRAALVLWQSVALAAVLSAFGSGLAIASLLLVPGPNGRPTTSPTREIAALGLPLWLIYVVVFALTLLVGARLIWAVIRVAVHTRRRRARHRMLVDLLDQGSADQHRAADIRVLAAAEPIAYCLPGLRRRVVLSQGTFTNLTESELTAIVSHERSHLRARHDLVLEAFTAAHEAFPRVVRSKSALDSVKLLIELLADDTAVKATGPTPLARALVACSNSTAPQGALAVGGPTTLIRIQRLAGPLGDPRIASVAYLAAAAILVVPTLAVAIPWLVELSRLFRA
- a CDS encoding BlaI/MecI/CopY family transcriptional regulator yields the protein MAGLGELEKAVMDQLWSADEPQTVRQVHEALAARRELAYTTVMTVLQRLAKKNLVVQQRDDRAHRYAPVHTRDELVASLMVDALQQADEVGSRRAALVHFVEQVGKDEAAALREALAKLEAAEDARSTTDDEDTGVAPPQ
- a CDS encoding ABC transporter ATP-binding protein, which produces MTDTSLSAATSATTGPERATGDGAAARLAADDITVGYGGRVVIDGLTLDIEPGLVTTIIGPNGCGKSTLLRTLGRLLRPKSGRVLLDGRAIATLSTREVARIVGMLPQTPTAPEGLTVADLVARGRHPHQSWLRQWSSDDRDEVADALARTGVADLAGRTLDELSGGQRQRAWISMALAQGTDILLLDEPTTYLDLAHSLEVLDLVDHLHADLGRTVVMVLHDLNLAARYSDRLIVMRDGRIVAQGAPGVVIDEQLLLEVFGLRAEVHVDPVSGRPLIIPIGTRHVTGTIGGPAPRPEEL